The following coding sequences are from one Diabrotica virgifera virgifera chromosome 2, PGI_DIABVI_V3a window:
- the LOC126879604 gene encoding uncharacterized protein LOC126879604, with the protein MEPNRLINEELTYELRIRGLSTGGRVEEKRPRLRRALIAERRGEASPPTGVTNEDPTSELCICRAKLHGISVDLQQFNFQNRQIEFDRIYSRLLHTNSRLSRIQCSTGLDKHMQEELKRQGVRLVGELNLKFEGLELGTSEVQSSSSQQQTADSLFEIPASNQIESRDVLQPRRVIIPTPQSTISYDLVDVSSGPTVDTLSQRTSAELDMISWDGPQSVHIIPPPKEYGSRSDVPVHSIIPSTFCDRSGEIFEESPIHPRDTNRFVGEQPVLESTQLHERGETTTREYARLEEATSNLRISMDRLQQFLADGMSGSRERFPRDRIVNSTEDFYEPRTDIGQSNVDSRTIRVADYSENRASDFHLQSRRGSRVHFADSHTAVNNSTRVPGTQSTSLLGFNDRLNGDQFSSMRDDFTISGNLQGTQTSSTNNTNLQTSLGNFTSSTSTSNNCQGTNSYVPNLENFNQPLPSSTTSFQNMPTLLANNNNSGTQSFIPNVGNFTQVPPLASFQVPPGNLPSNYIAVPYIIPQSSSSCCSRGNGIDVSRWNVKYSGEGSVEDFLERVEELRIARGASKEQLFSAVPDLVTNDALRFFRTRQFADWDDFANQLRLMYQRSDEDRWEEIRHRTQGSEEKVLSFILAIESMFRKLSSLPSEETRLAIIRRNLLPYIQSHLAIQQIKSIEDLLTLSRHVEDTEVRLQRFAPPPTNYKYLVDPDLAYHKPSRTTVASVQESSSGHDSSNIAVAAVQPGSSGSSSVVCWNCRETGHRFRKCSKPRRRFCFKCGRDNVLLAQCGCSKNLSTEGR; encoded by the coding sequence ATGGAACCAAACCGTCTTATCAACGAAGAGCTGACATATGAGCTACGGATTAGAGGGTTATCGACCGGTGGGAGGGTAGAAGAGAAAAGACCACGATTAAGAAGAGCACTTATTGCTGAAAGAAGAGGTGAAGCTTCACCACCTACTGGTGTGACCAATGAAGATCCAACAAGTGAATTGTGCATTTGTAGAGCGAAGCTACATGGAATTTCGGTTGATCTTCAgcaatttaattttcaaaatcgTCAAATTGAATTTGACAGGATCTACTCTCGACTCTTACATACCAACAGTAGACTTTCTCGAATCCAATGCAGCACTGGACTCGACAAGCACATGCAGGAAGAACTGAAGAGGCAAGGTGTTAGATTAGTTGGAGAACTTAATCTTAAATTTGAAGGCTTGGAATTGGGAACTAGTGAAGTACAATCATCCAGTTCACAACAACAAACTGCTGATTCATTGTTTGAGATTCCAGCTTCAAACCAAATTGAAAGTAGAGATGTCCTCCAACCTCGACGAGTCATTATTCCAACACCCCAGTCAACCATATCTTATGACTTGGTAGATGTTAGTTCTGGACCAACAGTTGACACTCTATCGCAAAGAACTAGTGCTGAATTGGATATGATATCCTGGGATGGTCCCCAGTCAGTTCATATTATTCCTCCACCTAAAGAATATGGTAGTCGAAGTGATGTACCAGTGCACAGCATTATTCCATCTACATTCTGTGACAGATCAGGAGAAATTTTTGAAGAGTCACCTATTCATCCTAGGGACACTAATCGTTTTGTGGGCGAACAACCTGTTTTAGAGAGTACTCAACTACATGAGCGTGGAGAAACGACCACTAGAGAGTATGCACGACTCGAGGAAGCCACTTCTAATTTAAGAATTAGTATGGATAGACTTCAACAATTCTTAGCGGATGGTATGTCTGGATCTCGAGAAAGGTTTCCTAGGGATCGTATAGTTAACTCCACAGAAGATTTTTATGAACCTAGGACAGATATAGGACAGAGTAATGTTGATTCTCGTACCATTAGGGTAGCTGACTATTCTGAAAACAGAGCATCTGATTTCCATCTACAGTCGAGACGTGGTAGCCGTGTTCATTTTGCTGACTCACATACGGCAGTTAATAACTCCACTAGGGTACCAGGTACGCAGTCAACTTCTTTGTTAGGTTTTAATGATCGGTTGAATGGGGATCAGTTTTCTTCAATGCGTGATGACTTTACTATATCAGGTAATCTACAAGGAACACAAACTTCATCTACGAACAATACTAATTTACAAACAAGTTTGGGTAATTTTACATCGTCGACATCTACATCAAATAATTGTCAAGGAACAAACTCATATGTGCctaacttagaaaattttaatcAACCTTTACCATCAAGCACAACTTCATTTCAAAATATGCCAACTTTATTAGCCAACAACAATAATTCAGGTACACAATCCTTTATTCCAAATGTCGGTAACTTCACTCAAGTGCCACCTTTAGCTTCATTTCAAGTTCCTCCTGGGAACCTTCCTTCAAATTATATTGCTGTTCCTTACATTATTCCTCAAAGTAGTTCAAGTTGTTGTTCGCGTGGTAACGGTATTGATGTTAGTAGATGGAATGTTAAGTATTCTGGCGAAGGTAGTGTAGAAGATTTCCTTGAGAGGGTGGAAGAGTTGCGTATTGCTAGGGGTGCTTCTAAAGAACAACTGTTTAGTGCTGTCCCGGATTTGGTGACAAATGATGCTCTTCGCTTCTTTAGAACACGACAGTTTGCAGATTGGGATGATTTTGCTAATCAACTTCGACTTATGTACCAGAGATCGGACGAGGATCGTTGGGAGGAGATTAGGCATAGAACGCAAGGTAGTGAAGAGAAAGTGTTAAGTTTTATTCTGGCTATAGAAAGCATGTTTAGAAAATTATCAAGTCTTCCTTCTGAAGAAACTCGCCTCGCGATCATACGTCGTAATCTTCTTCCATATATCCAGTCCCATCTTGCAATACAGCAGATTAAGAGTATCGAAGATTTACTTACGTTAAGTAGACATGTCGAAGACACTGAAGTTAGATTGCAAAGGTTTGCTCCCCCTCCTACAAACTATAAATATCTTGTGGATCCCGACTTAGCCTATCACAAACCGAGCAGGACTACTGTCGCCTCTGTTCAGGAATCATCAAGTGGTCATGATTCGTCTAATATTGCAGTTGCTGCTGTTCAACCAGGTTCTTCTGGAAGTAGCTCCGTTGTTTGTTGGAACTGTCGAGAAACTGGTCATAGATTCCGGAAATGCTCAAAGCCTAGGCGTCGATTTTGTTTCAAGTGTGGGAGAGACAATGTACTTTTGGCGCAATGTGGCTGTTCAAAAAACTTGAGCACGGAGGGGAGATAG